A single Parabacteroides timonensis DNA region contains:
- a CDS encoding family 43 glycosylhydrolase, which yields MKDSIVFSGLLFLVACGGGDNSKNPEKQPIPEVDDSQLAYHNPVIKISLPDPTAIRTADGFYYLYATEDIRNLPIFRSKDMVEWEEVGVAFNDKTRPDFLAGNKDNKDNVHAAIWAPEIRYIKGKYVLFYSLAQWGNHWVSTVGYAVSDSPEGPFEVKGKVFDSREVNVENSIDQFFYEEGGKYYMLWGSFFGIYIMELDVTDDLQITPKFDTKRQIAGSAYEGINLWKRDGYYYLFGSIGSCCEGKNSTYTTVVARSKELSGPYVNRQGEKMLDNKHEVVLRKNDRFVGTGHNSILLEDDEKNTWMLYHAFELERLDAQRQVLLDRVLWDEEGWPYVEKQEPSNGAFRPVIE from the coding sequence GTGAAAGATTCAATAGTGTTTTCAGGCCTTCTGTTTTTGGTTGCTTGTGGTGGAGGTGACAATTCTAAAAACCCGGAGAAACAGCCGATTCCGGAAGTTGATGATTCGCAGCTTGCCTATCATAATCCGGTGATAAAGATATCGCTACCGGATCCGACTGCTATCCGTACGGCAGATGGTTTTTATTATCTGTATGCAACTGAAGATATTCGTAATTTGCCGATTTTCCGCTCAAAAGATATGGTCGAGTGGGAGGAAGTCGGTGTAGCCTTTAACGATAAGACACGTCCGGATTTTCTTGCCGGTAACAAGGACAATAAGGATAATGTGCATGCTGCTATTTGGGCACCTGAGATCCGTTATATCAAAGGCAAATATGTCTTGTTCTATTCGTTGGCACAATGGGGAAACCATTGGGTCAGCACGGTCGGTTATGCTGTTTCGGATTCTCCTGAAGGACCTTTTGAAGTGAAGGGGAAAGTGTTCGACAGTCGTGAGGTTAATGTGGAGAATTCAATCGATCAGTTCTTCTATGAGGAAGGTGGCAAATATTATATGCTTTGGGGTAGCTTTTTCGGCATTTATATAATGGAGCTTGATGTGACGGACGATTTACAAATCACTCCGAAGTTCGATACCAAGCGACAGATTGCCGGAAGTGCCTATGAGGGTATTAATCTTTGGAAGCGCGACGGATATTATTATCTGTTCGGCTCTATAGGCTCTTGTTGTGAGGGTAAGAACAGTACCTACACTACGGTTGTTGCTCGTTCGAAAGAACTGTCCGGTCCGTATGTCAATAGGCAAGGAGAGAAGATGTTGGATAATAAGCATGAAGTCGTGCTCCGGAAAAATGATCGTTTTGTTGGGACCGGACATAATTCCATTCTCCTGGAAGACGATGAAAAGAACACCTGGATGCTCTATCATGCTTTCGAGCTGGAACGGCTGGATGCACAGCGACAGGTGTTACTGGATCGTGTTTTGTGGGATGAGGAGGGATGGCCTTATGTAGAGAAGCAAGAACCTTCTAACGGAGCATTCCGTCCGGTAATTGAATAA